Proteins co-encoded in one Kutzneria chonburiensis genomic window:
- a CDS encoding glycoside hydrolase family 3 N-terminal domain-containing protein — protein MRPAVEPPDRVRDLLARMTVEEKVAQLQSIWVGVDEGGGVAPHQHDMAVEPVDFDASIKHGIGQLTRAFGTRPVEPNLGARAVARSQRQIMEANRFGIPAMVHEECLTGLTAWQATIFPSPLCWGATFDPVLVEHMGAAIGQTMRTAGVHQGLAPVLDVVRDLRWGRVEETIGEDPFLVGLIGGAYVRGLESAGVVATLKHFAGYSSSRAGRNFGPVSIGPRELADVLLPPFEAALKDGARSVMNAYTDNDGVPAAADESLLTQRLRDEYGFDGTVVADYFAISFLQTLHGIAQTAADAAGLALRAGIDVELPTVNCYGEPLLAAIDAGTVDIGLIDRAVSRVLTQKWQLGLLDDDYSPEPDGPVDLDPAASRALALDLARQSIVLLQNDILPLSPGARLAVIGPRADERHAVMGCYSFPVHVGVHHPDVPLGVSAPTVVEALSNDYTVTYAQGCPVLGGDDAGIAEAVAAAEDADCCVVVLGDRTGMFGAGTSGEGCDVADLRLPGRQEELLEAVLGTGKPVVLVLLVGRPYEISRQADRLAAILCGFLPGEEGSTALADVLSGRVDPSGRLPVSFPRTGAGHPSTYLAPSLGRRTDVSSVDPTPLFPFGHGLGYTPVTWLDADCSPSWPTDGVCRLSVTLRNDHDRPATEVVQVYLHDPVAEVVRPVQQLIACSRVTLPPGGTTRVDFDLHADLTCYTGLSGRRQVDPGTVELRIGRSSVDMVSTLSLELTGPRRYVGFDRVLRPTQVAMPIA, from the coding sequence ATGCGCCCCGCGGTAGAGCCGCCGGACCGGGTCCGCGACCTGCTGGCGCGGATGACCGTCGAGGAGAAAGTGGCCCAGTTGCAGAGCATCTGGGTCGGCGTGGACGAGGGCGGCGGGGTCGCGCCGCACCAGCACGACATGGCGGTCGAACCGGTCGACTTCGATGCCTCGATCAAGCACGGCATCGGTCAGCTGACCAGGGCGTTCGGCACGCGGCCGGTGGAACCCAACCTCGGCGCACGAGCCGTGGCACGCAGCCAGCGGCAGATCATGGAGGCCAACCGGTTCGGCATCCCGGCCATGGTGCACGAGGAGTGCCTCACCGGGCTGACCGCTTGGCAGGCAACGATTTTCCCGTCGCCGCTGTGCTGGGGCGCGACCTTCGACCCTGTGCTGGTCGAACACATGGGGGCGGCGATCGGGCAGACCATGCGGACGGCCGGCGTGCACCAGGGGCTGGCGCCGGTGCTGGACGTGGTTCGGGACCTGCGCTGGGGCCGGGTCGAGGAGACCATCGGCGAGGATCCGTTCCTGGTCGGCCTGATCGGCGGTGCCTACGTGCGCGGCCTGGAGTCCGCCGGCGTGGTCGCCACGTTGAAGCACTTCGCCGGCTATTCGTCGTCACGGGCCGGCCGCAACTTCGGGCCGGTGTCCATCGGCCCGCGTGAGCTGGCCGACGTGCTGCTGCCGCCGTTCGAGGCGGCGCTGAAGGACGGGGCCCGGTCGGTGATGAACGCCTACACTGACAACGACGGTGTCCCGGCCGCAGCGGACGAATCCCTGCTGACACAGCGACTTCGCGACGAGTACGGCTTCGATGGCACGGTCGTGGCCGACTACTTCGCGATCTCTTTCCTCCAGACCCTGCACGGCATCGCGCAGACGGCCGCCGATGCCGCCGGCCTCGCCTTGCGGGCCGGGATCGACGTCGAGCTGCCGACCGTGAACTGTTACGGCGAACCGCTGTTGGCCGCGATCGACGCCGGCACCGTCGACATCGGACTGATCGACCGCGCGGTTTCCCGGGTGCTGACCCAGAAATGGCAGCTCGGCCTGCTCGACGACGACTACTCCCCCGAGCCCGACGGCCCCGTCGACCTCGACCCCGCCGCCTCCCGCGCGCTGGCGCTCGACCTCGCCCGCCAGTCGATCGTGCTGCTACAGAACGATATTCTTCCGCTTTCTCCCGGCGCGCGGCTCGCCGTGATCGGGCCGCGGGCCGACGAGCGGCACGCCGTGATGGGCTGCTACTCGTTCCCCGTGCATGTCGGCGTGCACCATCCCGATGTGCCCCTTGGGGTTTCGGCGCCGACCGTGGTGGAAGCGCTGAGTAACGACTACACCGTTACTTACGCCCAGGGCTGCCCCGTGCTCGGCGGCGACGACGCCGGCATCGCCGAAGCGGTGGCCGCCGCCGAGGATGCCGACTGCTGCGTGGTCGTGCTCGGCGACCGGACCGGCATGTTCGGCGCCGGCACGTCCGGCGAGGGCTGCGACGTTGCCGACCTGCGACTTCCCGGCCGGCAGGAAGAGCTGCTGGAAGCCGTGCTCGGCACCGGCAAGCCGGTCGTGCTGGTGCTGCTGGTCGGCCGGCCCTACGAGATCTCCCGGCAGGCGGACCGCCTGGCCGCCATCCTCTGCGGTTTCCTGCCCGGGGAGGAGGGGTCGACCGCGCTCGCCGACGTGCTCAGCGGGCGGGTCGACCCCTCCGGCCGGCTGCCGGTGAGCTTTCCGCGCACCGGCGCCGGCCACCCTTCCACCTACCTGGCCCCCTCCCTGGGCCGGCGGACCGACGTGAGCAGCGTCGATCCGACCCCCCTGTTCCCTTTCGGGCACGGGCTCGGCTACACCCCCGTCACCTGGCTCGACGCCGACTGCTCGCCGTCCTGGCCCACCGACGGCGTGTGCCGCCTGTCGGTGACCTTGCGCAACGACCACGACCGCCCGGCGACCGAGGTCGTCCAGGTCTACCTGCACGACCCCGTGGCCGAGGTCGTCCGACCCGTGCAGCAGCTCATCGCCTGCTCCCGTGTCACCCTGCCACCCGGCGGCACCACCCGCGTCGACTTCGACCTGCACGCCGATCTCACCTGCTACACCGGACTTTCCGGCCGACGGCAGGTTGATCCCGGCACGGTCGAGCTCCGCATTGGACGGTCCAGTGTGGACATGGTGAGCACACTGTCCCTCGAGCTCACCGGCCCACGCCGGTACGTCGGCTTCGACCGGGTGCTGCGGCCGACTCAGGTGGCGATGCCGATCGCCTGA
- a CDS encoding discoidin domain-containing protein — translation MSRRRLATSVATAILVALSALAALLSSTTASAATTDQTFLTFYGWWDNTPPGGDISYPQIHDTAGGVGSYDDPITFATDTGEYKAGTKVWVPRVRKYFIMEDSCEECSADWNGKGPNGGPKLHHIDLWLGGKGGSAMDAIDCEDALTHYNSDNTPTLEPVVVNPPSNEDYDSTPIFNINTGACYGGAKPNTTVGSYKNNSTGLCIDDPGNSSSSGTTLKMAACNGSAEQTFTFHGAFLVINNLCATISGSTVKLGKCDGGPNSQLSINPDGTINDIQSGKKCFRDASGTLGTGSCSGTVSKWTFSPAGQAGLSVAVNPASATVKPGASTTATVAVTGGTGSVALSATGVPAGVSVSFNPASVSGSGNSTMTVAASDTAKSGTFTVVGTNGSDTKSATFALTVSTGGGTSTLLSQGKTATSSSVESSTYAPAKAFDGNLTSTRWASKEGSNSEWLQVDLGAGHSVTEVKLTWEAAYGKSYAIQTSDDGSNWTTIYSTTTGNGGTDDLTGLAGSGRYVRMNGVARGTSYGYSLYEMQVYGS, via the coding sequence ATGAGTCGGCGCAGACTCGCCACGTCCGTGGCGACTGCCATCCTCGTTGCCCTGTCCGCGCTGGCCGCGCTGCTGAGCAGCACCACGGCGTCGGCGGCGACGACCGATCAGACGTTCCTGACCTTCTACGGCTGGTGGGACAACACCCCGCCGGGTGGCGACATCTCGTACCCGCAGATCCACGACACCGCCGGCGGTGTCGGCAGCTACGACGACCCGATCACCTTCGCCACCGACACCGGCGAGTACAAGGCCGGCACCAAGGTGTGGGTGCCGCGGGTGCGCAAGTACTTCATCATGGAGGACAGCTGCGAGGAGTGCAGCGCCGACTGGAACGGCAAGGGCCCCAACGGCGGCCCCAAGCTGCACCACATCGACCTGTGGCTGGGCGGCAAGGGCGGCAGCGCGATGGACGCCATCGACTGCGAAGACGCCCTCACCCACTACAACTCCGACAACACGCCGACGCTCGAGCCGGTGGTGGTCAACCCGCCGTCGAACGAGGACTACGACTCGACGCCGATCTTCAACATCAACACCGGCGCCTGCTACGGCGGCGCCAAGCCGAACACCACCGTCGGCTCGTACAAGAACAACTCGACCGGCCTGTGCATCGACGACCCCGGCAACAGCTCGTCGTCCGGCACCACGCTGAAGATGGCCGCCTGCAACGGTTCCGCCGAGCAGACCTTCACCTTCCACGGCGCGTTCCTGGTCATCAACAACCTGTGCGCGACGATCTCCGGCAGCACGGTGAAGCTGGGCAAGTGCGACGGCGGGCCGAACAGCCAGCTGTCGATCAACCCGGACGGCACCATCAACGACATCCAGAGCGGCAAGAAGTGCTTCCGTGACGCCAGCGGCACGTTGGGCACCGGCAGCTGCTCGGGCACGGTCAGCAAGTGGACCTTCAGCCCGGCCGGCCAGGCCGGCCTGAGCGTCGCGGTGAACCCGGCGTCGGCCACGGTCAAGCCCGGCGCCTCGACGACCGCCACGGTGGCGGTCACCGGGGGAACGGGCAGCGTGGCGCTGTCGGCGACCGGCGTGCCGGCCGGCGTTTCCGTGTCGTTCAACCCCGCTTCCGTTTCCGGCAGCGGGAATTCCACCATGACCGTGGCCGCGTCGGACACCGCGAAGTCCGGCACGTTCACCGTGGTCGGCACCAACGGCTCGGACACCAAGTCGGCGACGTTCGCCCTCACGGTGAGCACCGGCGGCGGCACGAGCACGTTGCTGTCGCAGGGAAAGACCGCGACTTCGTCCTCAGTGGAGTCCAGCACCTACGCGCCGGCCAAGGCGTTCGACGGCAACCTGACCTCGACCCGGTGGGCCAGCAAGGAAGGCTCGAACTCGGAGTGGCTCCAGGTCGACCTGGGCGCCGGCCACAGCGTGACCGAGGTCAAGCTGACGTGGGAGGCGGCGTACGGCAAGTCGTACGCCATCCAGACCTCCGACGACGGCAGCAACTGGACCACGATCTACAGCACCACCACCGGCAACGGCGGAACCGACGATCTCACGGGATTGGCGGGATCCGGCCGGTACGTGCGGATGAACGGCGTCGCCCGGGGCACGAGCTACGGCTACTCTCTGTACGAGATGCAGGTCTACGGGTCCTAA
- a CDS encoding YchJ family protein, translating into MPHMMCPCGLNALYDDCCGRFHRGGNAPTAELLMRSRYAAFVVGDSKYLLRTWHSTTKPRRLTLDDTEWTGLSIVDRDKGGLFDKEGVVEFDASYVGGVLHERSRFVREDGKWVYLNPV; encoded by the coding sequence ATGCCTCACATGATGTGTCCTTGTGGGCTCAACGCCCTCTACGACGACTGCTGCGGGCGCTTCCACCGGGGCGGCAACGCGCCGACGGCGGAGCTGCTGATGCGCTCCCGCTACGCGGCGTTCGTCGTGGGCGACAGCAAGTACCTGCTGCGCACGTGGCACAGCACGACGAAGCCCCGCCGACTCACGCTGGACGACACGGAGTGGACGGGGCTGTCGATCGTCGACCGCGACAAGGGCGGCCTGTTCGACAAGGAAGGCGTCGTGGAGTTCGACGCCTCCTATGTCGGCGGTGTCCTGCATGAACGCAGCCGCTTCGTGCGGGAGGACGGCAAGTGGGTGTACCTGAACCCGGTCTAG
- a CDS encoding SCO6745 family protein: MTLGRRAWQAIEPLHGFIYFVPEAQQRFAALGLEAGAGYFASRSAAFGEASAETVIATFYNFNPEFVRRSMVGVWEKVTPDQVLTARLEAADAALRRGLGDLIDSDALVETAALTRKAAEAACKRLEGRPLFAAHATLPWPTEPHLQLFHAQTLLREYRGDGHLAALLTAELTGIEALVVHAATGYLPAKALRGSRQWSEEQWSEAVAGLQERGIVAQGEELGLTEEGRTMRQRVEDLTDQLAEPAYAVLGEAGVNRLAEVGKPLSDAVIEAGLLPYLKKK; the protein is encoded by the coding sequence ATGACGCTGGGGCGCAGGGCGTGGCAGGCCATCGAGCCGCTGCACGGCTTCATCTACTTCGTGCCGGAGGCGCAGCAGCGCTTCGCGGCGCTGGGCCTGGAGGCCGGCGCCGGCTACTTCGCCTCCCGGTCGGCGGCGTTCGGGGAGGCCTCGGCCGAGACGGTCATCGCCACCTTCTACAACTTCAACCCGGAGTTCGTACGCCGCAGCATGGTGGGCGTATGGGAGAAGGTCACGCCGGACCAGGTGCTGACCGCCCGGCTGGAAGCGGCGGACGCCGCGCTGCGCCGGGGCCTGGGCGACTTGATCGATTCCGACGCCCTGGTCGAAACGGCGGCGCTGACCCGCAAGGCGGCCGAGGCGGCCTGCAAGCGACTGGAGGGCCGGCCGTTGTTCGCGGCGCACGCCACCCTGCCGTGGCCGACCGAGCCGCACCTCCAGCTGTTCCACGCCCAGACGCTGCTGCGGGAGTACCGCGGCGACGGCCACCTGGCCGCTCTGCTCACGGCCGAGCTGACCGGCATCGAGGCCCTGGTCGTGCACGCGGCGACGGGTTACCTGCCGGCCAAGGCGCTGCGCGGCTCGCGCCAGTGGAGCGAAGAGCAGTGGTCCGAGGCTGTCGCCGGGCTCCAGGAGCGCGGAATCGTGGCGCAGGGCGAGGAACTCGGGCTCACCGAGGAGGGCCGAACGATGCGCCAGCGCGTCGAGGACCTGACCGACCAACTGGCCGAGCCAGCCTACGCGGTGCTCGGCGAAGCCGGCGTGAATCGCCTTGCCGAGGTGGGCAAACCGTTGTCCGACGCGGTGATCGAGGCCGGTCTGCTGCCGTACCTCAAGAAGAAGTAA
- a CDS encoding ArsR/SmtB family transcription factor, translating to MTEDDDRVFKALADPTRRFLLDLLFVRDGQTQSELEGELAMSRFGVAKHLKVLEEAGLVVTRRVGREKHHHLNPVPIRLIHDRWIDKYTEPRITALTELKAQLESEE from the coding sequence GTGACCGAGGACGACGACCGCGTGTTCAAGGCGCTCGCCGACCCGACTCGCCGCTTCCTGCTCGACCTGCTGTTCGTCCGTGACGGGCAGACCCAGTCCGAGCTGGAAGGCGAGCTGGCGATGAGCCGGTTCGGCGTGGCCAAGCACCTCAAGGTGCTGGAGGAGGCCGGGCTCGTCGTCACGCGTCGGGTCGGCCGGGAGAAGCATCACCACCTCAATCCCGTCCCGATCCGTCTCATCCACGACCGCTGGATCGACAAGTACACCGAGCCCCGCATCACGGCGCTCACCGAACTGAAGGCCCAGCTCGAAAGCGAGGAGTGA
- a CDS encoding SRPBCC domain-containing protein produces MSVQVNRVFINAKPQQVWDAITQPEFNDKYAYRCVSEYELRVGGAFRALASKEMLDHGAPEVVIDGEVIECDPPRRLVQTWHANFSPEIAAEAAGTLTWELEEQYGSTRLTVTHETTDAPLTAAMTSGDVQDAGGGWPYLLSDLKTFVETGAPMGG; encoded by the coding sequence ATGAGCGTGCAGGTCAACCGGGTGTTCATCAACGCGAAGCCGCAGCAGGTGTGGGACGCCATCACCCAGCCGGAATTCAACGACAAGTACGCCTATCGTTGCGTCAGCGAGTACGAACTCCGAGTTGGTGGCGCGTTCCGGGCGCTGGCCAGCAAGGAGATGCTCGACCACGGCGCGCCCGAGGTGGTCATCGACGGCGAGGTGATCGAGTGCGATCCGCCGCGCCGCCTGGTCCAGACCTGGCACGCCAATTTCAGTCCCGAGATCGCCGCCGAGGCCGCCGGCACGCTCACCTGGGAGCTGGAGGAGCAGTACGGCTCCACCCGCCTGACCGTCACCCACGAGACCACCGACGCGCCGCTGACCGCCGCCATGACCAGCGGCGACGTCCAGGACGCCGGTGGCGGCTGGCCGTACCTGCTCAGCGACCTGAAGACGTTCGTCGAGACCGGCGCGCCGATGGGTGGCTGA
- a CDS encoding NAD(P)-dependent oxidoreductase → MRITVVAATGGIGRCLVDQALAAGHEVTAVVRDPSRVSMEVRTVRVDLSDADPSDLEKAVDGADAVLSGLGPRNAKLAGITSAGTRSLLAAMRATGARRLSVVSAAPVSTTPSPDRPHPPRHDAGEGVIMRNVLTPLVRRAFYDHYLDLAVMEDLLRASGLDWTSVRPPRLTDKPLTGHYRTAIDQNLRGGAFIPRADVAHFMLASIADRATFGQAIGIAT, encoded by the coding sequence ATGAGAATCACGGTGGTGGCGGCGACGGGCGGCATCGGGCGGTGCCTGGTCGACCAGGCGCTGGCGGCGGGGCACGAGGTCACGGCGGTGGTCCGTGATCCGAGCAGGGTGTCGATGGAGGTGCGCACGGTCCGGGTCGACCTGTCCGACGCGGATCCGTCCGACCTGGAGAAGGCGGTCGACGGGGCCGACGCCGTGCTGTCCGGCCTCGGCCCCCGCAACGCGAAGCTGGCCGGGATCACCTCGGCCGGCACCCGGTCTCTACTGGCGGCGATGCGGGCGACCGGGGCGCGCCGGCTGAGCGTGGTGAGCGCCGCGCCGGTGTCGACCACGCCGTCGCCGGACCGGCCGCATCCGCCGCGGCACGATGCCGGCGAGGGCGTGATCATGCGCAACGTGCTCACGCCGCTCGTGCGGCGGGCCTTCTACGACCACTACCTGGACCTGGCCGTGATGGAGGACCTGCTGCGGGCCAGCGGCCTCGACTGGACCTCCGTCCGGCCGCCGCGGCTCACCGACAAGCCGCTGACCGGGCATTACCGCACCGCGATCGACCAGAACCTCCGCGGCGGCGCGTTCATCCCGCGGGCCGATGTCGCCCATTTCATGCTGGCCTCGATCGCCGACCGGGCGACCTTCGGTCAGGCGATCGGCATCGCCACCTGA
- a CDS encoding lipoxygenase family protein: MPEYLISQFDPRGERADQLAAVRNEYRYTMDFGFPVSSTLGADHEPVAAWQLKALAKQEELRLNLLRLKRQGKWNFVNDLQPLAPHKLATMVRAGDMGGIVEYFMPLPGGVTGDHADKTIKAFQDVFARVEQPPATADFESDEYFAEVMVAGPDPTRLVRMDRVPGKFPLTTAHLGEDLDQAVAAGRVYWIDYEAMSALDNGTHPQSPKYMYAPMVAFVVPRGGGPLKPFAIQCGQDPAGRDIYTPADGYSWKLARNCVLAAHNTYHEVLTHLGFTHLMSEPVLIAAVRNLAANHPVAVLLRRHFEGTMSINKLAVELLIQPGRAVEYLIGSDLKSTYPWLAEQRAKRSFRDNYLPTKLAAAGTDSVSALPHHPYRDDGLLVWNSIYRWVSDFVGGYYKSDVDVAGDFELQAWAAEVASADGGQVRDFGATPGQILDRNDLVEILTMVIWTAGPQHAAVNFTQADHMAFLPANPLAGYTEEPKGLGHGEADWLANLPPLDVAVQQFCVMTFLGSVHHGTLGDYGSDFADSAVSASHKRFRADLAAVEDEITTRNRRRSRAYTYLQPSLIPNSTNI, encoded by the coding sequence TTGCCCGAGTACCTCATCTCCCAGTTCGATCCGCGCGGCGAGCGGGCCGACCAGCTCGCCGCCGTGCGGAACGAGTACCGCTACACCATGGACTTCGGGTTCCCGGTGTCCTCCACGCTCGGCGCCGACCACGAGCCGGTCGCGGCCTGGCAGCTCAAGGCGCTGGCCAAGCAGGAGGAGCTGCGGCTGAACCTGCTGCGGCTCAAGCGCCAGGGCAAGTGGAACTTCGTCAACGACCTCCAGCCGCTGGCCCCGCACAAGCTGGCCACCATGGTGCGGGCCGGCGACATGGGCGGCATCGTCGAGTACTTCATGCCGCTGCCCGGCGGCGTCACCGGCGACCACGCCGACAAGACGATCAAGGCATTCCAGGACGTGTTCGCCCGCGTCGAGCAGCCGCCGGCGACCGCCGACTTCGAGTCGGACGAGTACTTCGCCGAGGTCATGGTGGCCGGGCCGGACCCGACCCGGCTGGTGCGGATGGACCGCGTGCCGGGCAAGTTCCCGCTCACCACCGCCCACCTGGGTGAGGACCTGGACCAGGCCGTCGCGGCCGGCCGGGTGTACTGGATCGACTACGAGGCAATGTCCGCTTTGGACAATGGCACCCATCCGCAGTCGCCCAAGTACATGTACGCGCCGATGGTCGCGTTCGTGGTGCCGCGCGGCGGCGGTCCGCTCAAGCCGTTCGCGATCCAATGTGGACAGGACCCGGCCGGTCGGGACATCTACACGCCGGCCGACGGCTATTCGTGGAAGCTGGCCCGCAACTGCGTGCTGGCCGCGCACAACACGTACCACGAAGTGTTGACACACCTGGGTTTCACCCATCTGATGAGTGAACCGGTGCTGATCGCGGCCGTGCGCAACCTCGCGGCCAACCACCCGGTGGCGGTGCTGCTGCGGCGGCACTTCGAAGGCACCATGTCGATCAACAAGCTGGCCGTCGAGCTGCTGATCCAGCCCGGGCGGGCGGTGGAGTACCTGATCGGCTCCGACCTGAAGAGCACCTACCCGTGGCTGGCCGAGCAGCGGGCCAAGCGGTCGTTCCGCGACAACTACCTGCCGACGAAACTGGCCGCCGCCGGCACGGACAGTGTTTCGGCGTTGCCGCACCACCCGTACCGGGACGACGGCCTGCTGGTGTGGAACTCCATCTACCGCTGGGTCAGCGACTTCGTCGGCGGCTACTACAAGTCCGATGTGGACGTTGCCGGCGACTTCGAGCTCCAGGCCTGGGCGGCCGAGGTGGCCTCGGCCGACGGCGGGCAGGTGCGCGACTTCGGGGCGACGCCCGGGCAGATCCTGGACCGCAACGATCTCGTCGAGATCCTGACCATGGTCATCTGGACGGCCGGGCCGCAGCACGCGGCGGTGAACTTCACGCAGGCCGACCACATGGCGTTCCTGCCGGCCAACCCCCTGGCCGGCTACACCGAGGAGCCCAAGGGATTGGGGCACGGCGAGGCCGACTGGCTGGCCAACCTGCCGCCGCTGGACGTCGCCGTGCAGCAGTTCTGCGTGATGACCTTCCTCGGGTCGGTGCACCACGGCACGCTCGGCGACTACGGCTCCGACTTCGCCGACAGCGCCGTTTCCGCCTCGCACAAGCGTTTCCGCGCCGACCTGGCCGCCGTGGAGGACGAGATCACGACCCGCAACCGCCGTCGGTCCCGGGCCTACACCTACCTTCAGCCGTCACTGATCCCCAACAGCACCAATATCTAG
- a CDS encoding ArsR/SmtB family transcription factor: MHAFDVLGDPVRRRILELLADGELSSGQLTTVIREEFGISQPGVSQHLRVLRENGFTTVRADGTRRLYAVDPTPLREIDGWLDRYRRFWRQPLDALATEIARGKRQKPPIE, translated from the coding sequence GTGCACGCGTTCGACGTCCTCGGCGACCCGGTCCGCCGCCGCATCCTGGAGCTGCTGGCCGACGGGGAGCTCAGCTCCGGCCAGCTCACCACGGTCATCCGGGAGGAGTTCGGCATCTCCCAGCCGGGGGTATCCCAGCATCTGAGGGTGTTGCGGGAGAACGGCTTCACCACGGTCCGGGCCGACGGCACGCGCCGCCTCTACGCCGTGGACCCGACGCCGCTGCGGGAGATCGACGGCTGGCTGGACCGCTACCGCCGGTTCTGGCGGCAGCCGCTGGACGCGCTGGCCACCGAGATCGCCCGGGGTAAACGGCAGAAACCTCCGATAGAGTGA